A portion of the Pseudomonas sp. GR 6-02 genome contains these proteins:
- the copD gene encoding copper homeostasis membrane protein CopD — MSDSVGIALRFALYVDLMLLFGVALFGLYSLKGQERMSGAVLPFRSMLAGTAVLGAVLSVASMVMMASAMSGETDFAELRPHIEMMLFETDVGLAWGVRIVALVIAGLAVMLRAPGFSLWVAAFAGAVALASLAWSGHGAMDEGNRRFWHFAVDILHLLAAGAWLGALLAFALMAKINALQTEARLRLLARAVNRFEAIGAAIVVVITVTGVVNYLFIVGPKLDEVFLSTYGILLFIKVVLFAGMLVLAALNRFHLGPFLERSLRDGQYTVAANALRRSVVVELAAAVLIVGLVAWLGTLSPEMKMGEL; from the coding sequence ATGAGCGACTCGGTCGGCATTGCCCTGCGGTTTGCGTTGTATGTGGATTTGATGCTGTTGTTCGGGGTAGCGCTTTTTGGGCTGTACAGCCTTAAAGGTCAGGAACGGATGTCCGGGGCGGTGCTGCCATTCCGCTCGATGCTGGCGGGGACGGCAGTGCTGGGCGCGGTGTTGTCCGTCGCCAGCATGGTGATGATGGCGAGCGCCATGAGCGGTGAAACGGACTTCGCCGAGCTGCGTCCGCACATCGAAATGATGCTGTTTGAGACGGATGTCGGCTTGGCTTGGGGGGTTCGCATTGTTGCGCTGGTGATCGCTGGCTTAGCGGTGATGCTCCGTGCGCCTGGCTTCAGTTTATGGGTCGCGGCTTTTGCCGGTGCTGTTGCCCTCGCCAGCCTGGCCTGGAGCGGACATGGGGCAATGGATGAAGGCAATCGTCGCTTTTGGCATTTCGCGGTAGACATTCTGCACCTGCTGGCGGCGGGGGCTTGGCTTGGCGCGTTGCTGGCGTTTGCGTTGATGGCGAAGATCAACGCCCTGCAAACCGAAGCGCGCCTCAGGTTGCTGGCCCGCGCGGTTAATCGGTTTGAGGCGATTGGCGCGGCCATCGTCGTGGTCATCACGGTGACGGGGGTGGTGAATTATCTGTTCATCGTTGGGCCGAAGCTGGACGAGGTGTTTCTCAGCACTTACGGGATTCTGCTGTTCATCAAAGTGGTGCTGTTTGCCGGCATGCTGGTGCTCGCCGCGTTGAACCGGTTTCACCTCGGGCCGTTTCTGGAGCGGTCGTTGCGGGACGGGCAATACACGGTCGCCGCCAATGCGTTGCGGCGCAGCGTGGTGGTGGAATTGGCAGCGGCGGTGTTGATCGTGGGATTGGTGGCCTGGTTGGGGACGTTGAGTCCGGAGATGAAAATGGGCGAATTGTAG
- the copC gene encoding copper homeostasis periplasmic binding protein CopC gives MRTIKTTAVAIALSTGLLMSALAQAHPKLLSSTPTEGADGAAPSNIELHFSENLMTQFSGAKLVMTEMPGMAHSPMPMKAKVSGGSDPKTMVITPLSPLPTGSYKVEWRAVSSDTHPITGNVTFKVK, from the coding sequence ATGCGCACCATCAAAACCACCGCTGTCGCCATCGCACTTTCCACCGGGCTGCTCATGAGCGCACTGGCTCAAGCCCACCCGAAACTGCTCTCCTCCACTCCAACCGAAGGCGCGGACGGCGCAGCGCCCAGCAACATCGAGCTGCACTTCTCCGAAAACCTCATGACCCAATTCTCCGGCGCCAAACTGGTCATGACCGAAATGCCCGGCATGGCCCATTCCCCCATGCCGATGAAAGCCAAGGTCTCCGGCGGCAGCGACCCGAAAACCATGGTCATCACCCCGCTCTCGCCCCTGCCCACCGGCAGCTACAAAGTCGAATGGCGCGCCGTGTCTTCGGACACTCACCCGATCACCGGCAACGTTACGTTCAAAGTGAAGTGA
- a CDS encoding copper resistance protein B — translation MTRLTPITLTLVTMGLTLSSAMAATDNMQGMDHSQMPGMDHSQMQSEDYGQMQPAAPTQSRTPIPALTDADRAAVFVSPAGHDMHDSALNYYFLADKLEWQDADNGSALAWDLSGWIGGDVDRLWLRSEGERVNGKTENAEVQALWGHAISPWWDVVTGVRQDFKPGAPQTWAAFGVQGMALYNFETEATAFIGEGGQTAARLEGDYDILLTNRLILQPTAELNVYGKNDPQRGIGSGLSSTEAGLRLRYEIRREFAPYIGVTWNRTYGKTADYARDEGEDRSEARLVVGVRLWF, via the coding sequence ATGACCAGACTCACTCCGATCACTTTGACCCTCGTCACCATGGGCCTGACGCTCTCTTCGGCCATGGCCGCCACCGACAACATGCAGGGCATGGACCATAGCCAGATGCCGGGCATGGACCACAGCCAGATGCAGAGCGAGGATTACGGGCAAATGCAGCCCGCCGCGCCGACCCAAAGCCGCACGCCGATCCCGGCATTGACCGACGCCGACCGTGCCGCCGTTTTCGTCAGCCCCGCCGGCCATGACATGCACGACAGTGCGCTCAACTATTACTTCCTCGCCGACAAACTCGAATGGCAGGACGCCGATAACGGCAGCGCATTGGCGTGGGATCTGTCCGGCTGGATCGGCGGCGACGTTGATCGCCTGTGGTTGCGCTCCGAAGGCGAACGCGTCAATGGCAAGACCGAAAATGCCGAAGTCCAGGCCCTCTGGGGTCACGCGATCAGCCCATGGTGGGATGTGGTAACCGGCGTGCGCCAGGATTTCAAACCTGGCGCCCCGCAAACCTGGGCCGCGTTCGGCGTGCAAGGCATGGCCCTGTACAACTTCGAAACCGAGGCCACCGCGTTCATCGGCGAAGGCGGTCAGACCGCTGCACGCCTTGAAGGCGACTACGACATCCTGCTCACCAACCGGCTGATTCTGCAGCCGACCGCCGAGCTCAACGTCTACGGCAAAAACGACCCGCAACGGGGCATCGGCTCCGGGTTGTCCAGCACCGAAGCCGGCCTGCGCCTGCGCTATGAAATCCGCCGGGAATTCGCGCCCTACATCGGCGTGACCTGGAACCGCACCTACGGCAAAACCGCCGATTACGCCAGGGACGAAGGCGAGGACCGCAGCGAAGCCCGACTGGTCGTCGGTGTTCGGCTGTGGTTCTAA
- a CDS encoding copper resistance system multicopper oxidase produces MHSNTSRRTFVKGLAAGGVLAGLGLWRTPVWAVTSPGQPNVLAGTDFDLFIGESPVNITGNPRTAMTINGGIPGPLLRWREGDTVTLRVKNKLKDSTSIHWHGILLPANMDGVPGLSFHGIEPDGMYVYQFKVRQNGTYWYHSHSGFQEQSGVYGPLVIDAKEPEPFQYDRDYVVMLTDWTDEDAVGLMKKLKKQSDYYNYNKRTVGDFIHDVSEKGWGSTVADRKMWAEMKMNPTDLADVSGATYTYLMNGQAPNMNWTGLFRPGEKLRLRFINGSSMTYFDVRIPGLKMTVVAADGQHVKPVSVDEFRIAVAETFDVIVEPTQDAYTLFAQSMDRTGYARGTLAVKAGLSAPIPALDPRPLLTMDDMGMGGMDHGSMGGDMAGMDHGAMQGMNGGDMQGMDGGDMQGMDSMAGMDHSSMAMGGMAGMAGMQSHPDTEKDNPLVDMQAMSTTPKLDDPGIGLRNNGRRVLTYSDLRSTFEDPDGREPGRTIELHLTGHMEKFAWSFNGVKFSDAEPVRLKYGERVRVVLVNDTMMTHPIHLHGMWSDLEDENGQFMVRKHTIDMPPGSKRSYRVTADALGRWAYHCHLLYHMEMGMFREVRVEE; encoded by the coding sequence ATGCATTCCAACACCTCAAGACGCACCTTTGTGAAGGGCCTGGCCGCTGGCGGGGTGCTCGCTGGCCTCGGGCTGTGGCGCACGCCAGTCTGGGCGGTCACCAGCCCCGGCCAACCGAATGTGCTGGCCGGTACCGACTTCGACCTGTTCATTGGCGAATCCCCGGTCAACATCACCGGCAACCCTCGAACCGCGATGACCATCAACGGCGGCATTCCCGGCCCCCTGCTGCGCTGGCGTGAAGGCGACACCGTCACGCTGCGGGTGAAAAACAAACTCAAGGACAGCACGTCCATTCACTGGCACGGCATTTTGCTGCCGGCCAACATGGACGGCGTGCCGGGCCTGAGTTTTCACGGGATCGAACCGGACGGCATGTACGTCTACCAGTTCAAGGTCCGGCAGAATGGCACTTACTGGTACCACAGCCATTCGGGCTTTCAGGAACAGTCCGGGGTTTATGGGCCGTTGGTGATCGACGCCAAGGAGCCGGAGCCGTTCCAATACGACCGCGATTACGTGGTGATGCTCACCGACTGGACCGACGAAGACGCCGTCGGCCTGATGAAAAAACTCAAGAAACAATCGGACTACTACAACTACAACAAACGCACTGTGGGCGACTTCATCCACGACGTCAGCGAGAAAGGCTGGGGGTCGACGGTGGCCGATCGCAAGATGTGGGCCGAGATGAAGATGAACCCCACCGACCTGGCGGACGTCAGCGGGGCCACTTACACCTACTTGATGAACGGCCAGGCGCCGAACATGAACTGGACTGGCCTATTCCGTCCCGGCGAAAAGCTGCGCCTGCGTTTTATCAACGGCTCGTCCATGACCTATTTCGACGTGCGTATCCCGGGCTTGAAAATGACCGTGGTCGCGGCGGATGGCCAACACGTCAAACCGGTGAGCGTCGACGAGTTCCGCATCGCGGTGGCGGAGACGTTCGATGTAATTGTCGAGCCGACCCAGGACGCCTACACGCTGTTCGCCCAATCGATGGATCGAACGGGTTATGCGCGAGGCACCCTGGCGGTGAAGGCAGGGTTGTCGGCGCCGATTCCAGCGCTGGATCCGCGACCGCTGCTGACCATGGATGACATGGGCATGGGCGGCATGGATCACGGCAGCATGGGCGGTGACATGGCGGGGATGGACCACGGTGCCATGCAAGGCATGAACGGTGGTGACATGCAGGGCATGGACGGCGGCGACATGCAGGGCATGGACAGCATGGCCGGAATGGATCACAGCAGCATGGCCATGGGTGGCATGGCCGGAATGGCCGGTATGCAATCCCATCCCGACACGGAAAAAGATAACCCGCTGGTGGACATGCAAGCCATGAGCACCACGCCAAAACTCGACGACCCGGGCATCGGCCTGCGCAACAACGGCCGTCGTGTGCTGACCTACTCCGACCTGCGCAGCACCTTCGAAGACCCGGACGGCCGCGAGCCCGGCCGCACCATCGAACTGCACCTGACCGGCCACATGGAGAAGTTCGCCTGGTCATTCAACGGCGTGAAGTTCTCTGATGCCGAACCCGTGCGACTCAAGTACGGCGAGCGGGTTCGAGTGGTGCTGGTCAACGACACGATGATGACTCACCCCATTCATTTGCACGGCATGTGGAGCGACCTCGAAGACGAGAACGGCCAGTTCATGGTACGCAAACACACCATCGACATGCCGCCAGGATCAAAGCGCAGCTATCGGGTCACTGCCGATGCGCTCGGCCGCTGGGCCTACCACTGCCATCTCCTGTACCACATGGAAATGGGCATGTTCCGTGAAGTTCGCGTGGAAGAATAA
- a CDS encoding murein L,D-transpeptidase catalytic domain family protein produces the protein MAPHRFGCLMTALLLTAFFSLPAAYADSLEAALVKAAPDANAKVIALAVRASQCSRAQGTSPVQRLAVIDYSLPSTVQRLWVFDLKQRKLLFHELVAHGRNSGENMASQFSNQNASYATSLGLYRTQSSYVGQNGYSLRMEGLEPGFNDNAFERAIVIHGAPYVSPALARANGRIGRSLGCPAVRPAIAHRLIDSMKDGQLLFSYYPDQRWLKSSSYINCGNATVADSSRSNSSP, from the coding sequence ATGGCCCCACACCGCTTTGGCTGCTTAATGACGGCCCTGCTGCTGACTGCTTTTTTTTCATTACCGGCAGCCTACGCCGATTCGCTTGAAGCTGCCTTGGTCAAAGCGGCCCCCGATGCCAACGCCAAAGTCATTGCCCTGGCCGTTCGCGCCTCCCAATGCAGCCGGGCCCAAGGCACGTCCCCGGTGCAGAGACTCGCAGTGATCGATTATTCCCTGCCCTCGACGGTGCAACGTCTTTGGGTATTCGACCTTAAACAACGCAAATTGTTGTTCCATGAACTGGTCGCCCACGGTCGCAACAGTGGCGAGAACATGGCCAGCCAATTCTCCAATCAGAATGCCAGCTACGCCACCAGCCTGGGCTTGTACCGTACCCAATCCAGCTATGTCGGGCAGAACGGTTATTCCCTGCGCATGGAAGGCCTGGAACCGGGTTTTAACGACAACGCCTTCGAACGGGCGATCGTCATTCACGGCGCGCCTTACGTCAGCCCTGCCCTGGCGCGGGCCAATGGCCGGATTGGCAGAAGTCTCGGCTGCCCTGCAGTGAGGCCTGCGATTGCACATCGGCTGATCGACTCGATGAAGGATGGGCAGTTGTTATTTTCTTACTACCCGGATCAGCGTTGGTTGAAGTCTTCTTCGTATATCAATTGCGGTAACGCCACCGTGGCGGATTCGTCCAGGTCCAATAGCAGTCCTTGA